In Collimonas arenae, a single genomic region encodes these proteins:
- a CDS encoding DUF2917 domain-containing protein produces the protein MQTLFKQQSHTLSGGSVLSGVTEQHVILKVVSGRVWVTFEGQPEDHWLHAGRSLTLLPGRMVVVEADPGNSRITLTGQSQRGATSLLRAVLARLRGPGFHPATSVS, from the coding sequence ATGCAAACGCTATTCAAGCAACAATCCCATACCTTGTCGGGCGGCAGTGTGCTGTCTGGCGTGACCGAGCAGCATGTAATCCTGAAGGTGGTCAGCGGCCGCGTCTGGGTGACTTTTGAAGGACAGCCTGAAGACCACTGGCTGCATGCCGGCCGTTCGCTGACCTTGCTGCCGGGCCGCATGGTAGTGGTGGAAGCCGATCCGGGCAACAGCCGCATCACGCTGACCGGACAGTCGCAACGCGGCGCCACCAGCTTGCTGCGTGCGGTGCTGGCACGGTTGCGCGGACCTGGTTTTCATCCTGCCACGAGCGTCTCATGA
- a CDS encoding LysE family translocator has translation MLEALLPLAVFAFVSSITPGPNNIMLTSSGIMFGFNRTIPHMLGVTFGFGVMLVLCAAGIGSLVLALPSIHVILKTLGSAYLLYLAWKLRNMSFKSEVESGHKPMTFFGAAVFQAANPKAWIMAITSASAFLPPLQPIWLSIGLYCLIFSVINLPCVGVWAAAGSVLRRYLAQVLWQRIFCAVMVMLTIYSAVSIWL, from the coding sequence ATGCTGGAAGCGTTGTTGCCGCTGGCCGTATTCGCCTTCGTATCGTCGATTACGCCGGGGCCGAACAACATCATGCTGACCTCGTCCGGCATCATGTTCGGCTTCAATCGGACGATTCCGCACATGCTGGGCGTCACTTTCGGCTTTGGCGTGATGTTGGTGCTATGCGCCGCCGGCATCGGCAGCCTTGTGCTGGCGTTGCCGTCGATTCATGTCATCCTCAAAACCCTCGGCTCAGCTTACTTGCTGTATCTGGCATGGAAGCTGCGTAATATGTCTTTTAAATCCGAGGTGGAAAGCGGTCACAAGCCAATGACATTTTTTGGCGCAGCGGTGTTCCAGGCAGCAAATCCAAAAGCCTGGATCATGGCCATTACCAGCGCCTCGGCCTTCCTGCCGCCGCTGCAGCCGATCTGGTTGTCAATTGGCTTGTATTGCCTGATTTTCTCAGTGATCAACCTGCCATGCGTCGGTGTCTGGGCCGCGGCCGGCTCGGTATTGCGACGCTATCTGGCACAAGTCTTGTGGCAACGTATTTTTTGCGCGGTAATGGTGATGTTGACTATCTATTCAGCGGTCTCGATCTGGCTTTGA
- a CDS encoding DMT family transporter has product MTDESKGMWLGLAGVAIFSLTLPFTRMAVAELNPVFVAFGRAVIAALCSILLLWRMKAVRPTTAQWKSLAITALGVVVGFPVFSSVAMRYVPAAHGAIVLGILPLATAMFAALRFGERPSTGFWVAAIVGSAIVVIFALSQDGGGLQLADLALLAAVGAAAMGYAEGGRLSQTMGGQQVIAWALLLSLPLLLPITIWLGWRYGVSASPKAWLGFAYVSLFSMFIGFFFWYKGLALGGIARVGQVQLLQPFLTLLGAALLLGEALDGRNMLFALAVLIVVGFGRKMAVRRQPA; this is encoded by the coding sequence ATGACAGACGAATCGAAGGGAATGTGGCTGGGGCTGGCGGGCGTTGCGATATTCAGTTTGACGCTGCCGTTTACGCGGATGGCTGTGGCGGAACTGAATCCGGTATTTGTCGCGTTCGGCCGGGCGGTAATCGCCGCACTGTGTTCGATATTGCTGCTGTGGAGAATGAAAGCTGTCAGGCCCACGACTGCGCAATGGAAGTCGCTGGCTATAACTGCGCTTGGCGTAGTGGTGGGTTTTCCTGTGTTTTCTTCGGTGGCAATGCGCTATGTACCCGCTGCACACGGCGCTATCGTTCTCGGCATCTTGCCGCTGGCGACTGCTATGTTCGCCGCCCTGCGTTTTGGCGAGCGGCCATCAACGGGTTTCTGGGTTGCGGCTATCGTCGGCAGTGCCATTGTTGTCATTTTTGCCTTGAGTCAGGACGGCGGCGGATTGCAGCTTGCCGATCTGGCGTTGCTGGCAGCGGTGGGGGCTGCAGCGATGGGTTATGCGGAAGGCGGTCGCCTGTCGCAAACCATGGGTGGCCAGCAAGTGATCGCCTGGGCGTTGCTGCTATCGTTGCCGCTGTTGCTGCCTATAACAATCTGGCTGGGCTGGCGCTATGGCGTCAGCGCTTCGCCCAAGGCCTGGCTGGGGTTTGCCTACGTTTCCTTGTTCTCGATGTTCATCGGTTTCTTCTTTTGGTACAAAGGGCTTGCGCTGGGCGGAATCGCCCGAGTTGGCCAAGTGCAACTGTTGCAGCCGTTCCTGACGTTGCTGGGCGCAGCGCTGCTCCTGGGCGAGGCGCTGGACGGGCGCAACATGCTGTTTGCGCTGGCGGTGCTGATTGTGGTCGGATTCGGTCGCAAAATGGCAGTGCGCCGTCAGCCAGCCTGA
- a CDS encoding RidA family protein, with translation MSVYEKLQALNITLPAVAAPAAAYVMYAQSGNTVYLSGHLSKKDGKIWVGQLGKDITTEEAKQAARGIAVDLIATLQAACGGDLLRVKRVVKLMSLVNSTPDFTEQHLVTNGASELIGEVFGEQGKHARSAFGVAQLPLGACVEIEMIAEIE, from the coding sequence ATGTCTGTATATGAAAAGTTGCAAGCCCTGAATATCACACTGCCTGCCGTTGCTGCGCCTGCGGCTGCGTATGTGATGTATGCCCAAAGCGGCAACACGGTTTACCTGTCCGGTCATTTGTCGAAGAAAGACGGCAAGATCTGGGTAGGGCAACTGGGCAAGGACATCACTACCGAAGAAGCCAAGCAAGCCGCACGCGGCATTGCGGTTGATCTGATCGCCACCTTGCAAGCTGCTTGCGGCGGCGATCTGTTGCGCGTCAAACGCGTCGTCAAGCTGATGAGCCTGGTGAATTCAACGCCGGACTTTACAGAGCAGCACCTGGTCACTAACGGTGCCTCCGAACTGATCGGCGAAGTGTTTGGCGAGCAGGGCAAACATGCCCGTTCCGCATTCGGTGTGGCACAGCTGCCGTTGGGCGCCTGCGTAGAAATCGAAATGATTGCTGAAATCGAATAG